One genomic region from Streptomyces sp. NBC_01431 encodes:
- a CDS encoding BTAD domain-containing putative transcriptional regulator has product MLTFRVLGPLEVAGNGGPVEVQGPQRRMMLARLLAAQGQVVSVESLIDGLWDGEPPLRATGVLRTVVFGLRKALEPDRRPRTPPRLLVSAPTGYALRAPEEAVDAWRFEAAVRVTRANGTPPKAVLQQLDHALALWRGPAYAEFATARWAAREAARLEELRARAVEQRAQALLSLGRAAEPLPDLEAQVLDHPLREESWRLLALALYQAGRQGDSLAALRRVRRVLMKDLGVEPGAELRRLEADVLAQAPRLEPAAARPAARLTPSVALPAAPPFVGRADELARLEATAEVTAAGRLALALVTGEPGVGKTKLVEQVSEGLAQRGWTCVRGRCPESGGAPAAWPWTELLSELADAGHEPPPETARVLAPLLEDASEHTSHDATGGRFRMRHAVVNHLTATARSAPLLIVIEDLHRADEETLDLLAHLVDGAARAPIMVVTTLRHHEESPGLRNALGQLARCAPVRVELAGLSEEAVAELLWSGAPELDEATVRAIAERTGGNAFFVCETARLISAAGAEDALSQVPAGVHAVVRQRLARLPETAQALLRQATVLGREVDLDVLTAMTDSDPETVATAVEAALAAGLLVEDGPDQVRFVHILVRDALYEEAPKLRRARWHARAGTEIQRLRPTEVSLLAYHFLAAGDRASAPRAARYARAAAEQATWRFAHHEAARLWQEAVAAHDRSQVHDERTRLSLIMGMIRALALAGDVVTARERRNAAIADAEKLGDPALTADLLSAFDVPTIWTNRRYAAKDDHVVAAAERVLNLLPPRAEEARCRVLTTLALELDGTQDDRGRQAAHQAEALARGLDRPDLLAQALNARHAHAYHRAGLARERLAIGRELLALGVRHELAAVEVLGHVILAQAHAALAEPETADEHADAVERLADRYDLPLPGTLLGWYRAMRVSIAGRFTEADTAYRRTTERLGESWMWGIERDLLHFALFCLYIQNGTLLDLAGEADEQYQRWGSNYARGKALMLLAEGHTAQARAVTSAARELPRDYLLEARLGLAAILAVSLDDREMAASVYEELLPAADCLAGAGSGVVTLGPVSHYLGELAHCLGRPEQAAAHHRQALGIAERTGAPHWAEAARTALTRSGHG; this is encoded by the coding sequence ATGCTCACGTTCAGGGTGCTCGGTCCCTTGGAAGTGGCGGGGAACGGCGGGCCCGTCGAAGTGCAGGGACCTCAGCGCCGCATGATGCTCGCACGACTGCTGGCCGCGCAGGGCCAGGTGGTGTCCGTCGAGAGCCTCATAGACGGGCTCTGGGACGGGGAGCCACCGCTGCGCGCCACGGGCGTCCTGCGGACCGTCGTCTTCGGGCTGCGCAAGGCGCTGGAGCCGGACCGGCGCCCGCGTACACCGCCACGGCTGCTGGTATCCGCCCCCACCGGCTATGCCCTGCGGGCACCCGAAGAAGCGGTGGACGCCTGGCGTTTCGAGGCGGCGGTGCGGGTGACCCGCGCGAACGGCACTCCCCCGAAGGCAGTGCTGCAACAGCTCGACCACGCGCTGGCGTTGTGGCGCGGCCCCGCCTACGCCGAGTTCGCCACCGCGCGCTGGGCCGCACGGGAGGCGGCCCGGCTCGAAGAGCTCCGCGCACGGGCGGTGGAGCAGCGGGCCCAGGCGCTGCTCTCGCTCGGCCGTGCCGCCGAACCGCTGCCCGACCTCGAAGCGCAGGTCCTCGACCACCCGCTGCGTGAGGAGAGCTGGCGACTGCTCGCGCTGGCCCTCTATCAGGCCGGGCGCCAGGGTGACTCGCTCGCGGCGCTGCGCCGCGTCAGGCGCGTGCTCATGAAGGACCTCGGAGTGGAGCCCGGTGCGGAACTGCGTCGCCTGGAGGCCGACGTCCTCGCCCAGGCGCCGCGCCTGGAACCGGCCGCCGCCCGGCCCGCCGCCCGGCTCACCCCCTCGGTCGCCCTCCCCGCCGCCCCGCCCTTCGTGGGGCGCGCGGACGAACTGGCGCGCCTTGAGGCGACCGCGGAGGTTACCGCCGCCGGGCGGCTGGCCCTGGCCCTGGTCACCGGCGAGCCCGGGGTGGGCAAGACAAAGCTGGTCGAGCAGGTCAGCGAAGGGCTCGCCCAGCGCGGCTGGACCTGTGTGCGGGGGCGCTGTCCGGAGAGCGGCGGCGCACCGGCCGCCTGGCCCTGGACCGAGCTTCTGTCCGAACTCGCCGACGCAGGCCACGAGCCGCCCCCCGAAACGGCCCGGGTGCTGGCCCCGCTGCTGGAGGACGCGTCCGAGCACACCTCCCACGACGCGACGGGCGGCCGTTTCCGGATGCGTCACGCGGTCGTCAACCACCTCACCGCCACGGCCCGTTCGGCCCCGCTGCTGATCGTCATCGAGGACCTGCACCGGGCCGATGAGGAGACCCTCGACCTGCTGGCCCACCTCGTCGACGGCGCCGCCAGAGCGCCGATCATGGTCGTAACGACTCTCCGGCACCACGAGGAGTCACCCGGGCTGCGCAACGCGCTGGGCCAGCTCGCTCGCTGCGCCCCGGTCCGCGTCGAGCTGGCGGGCCTCTCCGAGGAGGCCGTGGCCGAACTCCTGTGGTCCGGGGCTCCCGAATTGGACGAGGCGACGGTCAGGGCGATCGCCGAGCGGACCGGGGGCAACGCTTTCTTCGTATGCGAGACCGCGCGGCTGATCAGTGCGGCGGGGGCCGAGGACGCTCTCTCTCAAGTGCCCGCCGGGGTACACGCCGTGGTCCGGCAGCGCCTCGCCCGACTGCCCGAGACCGCCCAGGCCCTGCTGCGGCAGGCCACCGTGCTCGGCCGCGAAGTTGACCTGGACGTCCTGACCGCCATGACCGACAGCGACCCCGAGACCGTGGCCACCGCCGTTGAGGCGGCCCTGGCCGCGGGGTTGCTCGTGGAGGACGGCCCCGACCAGGTGCGCTTCGTGCACATCCTGGTGCGCGACGCACTGTACGAGGAGGCCCCGAAACTGCGCCGCGCGCGCTGGCACGCGCGAGCCGGCACCGAGATCCAGCGGCTGCGCCCCACCGAAGTGAGCCTGCTGGCCTACCACTTCCTGGCAGCCGGTGACCGGGCCAGCGCCCCGCGCGCCGCACGGTATGCGAGGGCGGCCGCGGAACAGGCCACCTGGCGGTTCGCCCACCACGAGGCGGCCCGGCTGTGGCAGGAGGCGGTCGCCGCCCACGACCGCTCGCAGGTCCACGACGAACGAACCCGCCTCAGCCTCATCATGGGCATGATCAGAGCGCTCGCCCTGGCCGGTGATGTGGTCACCGCCCGCGAGCGGCGCAACGCGGCCATCGCCGACGCCGAGAAGCTCGGCGACCCCGCGCTCACCGCGGACCTGCTCTCCGCTTTCGACGTACCGACCATCTGGACCAACCGCCGTTACGCGGCCAAGGACGACCACGTCGTGGCCGCGGCCGAGCGCGTCCTGAACCTCCTGCCCCCGCGCGCCGAGGAAGCGCGCTGCCGTGTGCTCACCACTCTGGCCCTGGAACTCGATGGCACCCAGGACGACCGGGGTCGGCAGGCCGCGCACCAGGCCGAGGCCCTCGCTCGCGGCCTGGACCGGCCGGATCTGCTGGCACAGGCCCTCAACGCCCGGCACGCGCACGCCTACCACCGCGCGGGGCTCGCCCGCGAACGCCTTGCCATCGGCCGCGAGCTACTGGCCCTCGGGGTCCGCCACGAGCTGGCCGCCGTCGAGGTCCTTGGCCATGTGATCCTCGCCCAGGCACATGCCGCACTCGCCGAGCCGGAGACGGCCGATGAACACGCCGACGCGGTCGAGCGGTTGGCAGACCGCTACGATCTGCCGCTGCCGGGGACGCTGCTCGGCTGGTACCGCGCGATGCGGGTGTCGATCGCGGGCCGGTTCACAGAGGCCGACACCGCCTACCGCCGGACCACCGAGCGGCTCGGCGAGTCCTGGATGTGGGGCATCGAACGCGATCTGCTGCACTTCGCCCTCTTCTGCCTCTACATCCAGAACGGCACCCTGCTCGACCTGGCAGGAGAGGCCGACGAGCAGTACCAGCGCTGGGGCTCCAACTACGCCCGTGGCAAGGCCCTGATGCTGCTGGCCGAGGGCCACACCGCGCAGGCGCGCGCTGTCACCTCGGCCGCGCGTGAGCTGCCCCGCGACTACCTGCTGGAGGCCCGCCTCGGCCTCGCCGCCATTTTGGCCGTGTCCCTCGACGATCGGGAGATGGCCGCGTCGGTCTACGAGGAACTCCTGCCCGCCGCCGACTGCCTGGCCGGAGCGGGCAGCGGCGTGGTGACCCTCGGCCCGGTGTCCCACTACCTCGGCGAGCTCGCCCACTGCCTGGGCCGACCGGAACAGGCAGCGGCGCACCACCGCCAAGCGCTCGGCATCGCCGAGCGAACGGGGGCCCCGCACTGGGCCGAAGCCGCCCGTACCGCTCTCACCCGCAGCGGACACGGCTGA
- a CDS encoding ABC transporter permease: protein MSAVWRASRAAVRRRRLQTSVIGVVVLVSSMALVVALGLLDVASGPFDRLFGQAHGAHVVATFDAAKVSAEQVSATVHRPGVEAAAGPFPQAVVDLPRSAADEMPGMGTGLMSVVGRADPGGPVDRLDLFAGHWATGPGQLVLALPDAPGMGTGPHSPLGKRIQLPGLAPLTVVGLASSVSGTAQAWVSPQQIEALHPTTYQMLYRFDQAATSREITTATTAATSGLPSGSLVAHQSYLTLKAQVASQPNAFVPFLMAFGILGLLVAVLIVGNVVSGAVVSGFRHIGVLKSLGFTPNQVVAVYLVMVCVPATVGAAIGTALGGVVARPLLHQVFQGADLGTVNVNPTVSSWVYVATALGMPAVVVLAALIPALRSHRLSAARAISAGSAPSGGRGLKVQRWLTGARLPRSVTLGLGLPFARPGRALLTVSAVLLGVATVTFATGLATTMVSYGDAVEGSGRLQVVVWRGEARFGQTVPQHDDAAAQALLRGLPQAADVSAVGFADVRLLGQSEGVTIQGAREGRSVLQDDLARGRWMRTPGEVVASGRFLSKHGLRLGDSFTLGAADGRTERVTLVGEVMSGPADMMRADWPTLTALAPGTQANQYWVRLTSHPDTAAYMKAVRAADPGLAPTEQTSVNAGAMTVISSASALTLMLSVVAAMGVFNTVVLSSRERRRDLGMLKSIGMTPRQVTVMLVVSMAGLGLIGGILGLPLGVAAYRVVIPLTESSAHLALPDRMLHVWHPETMALLALAGVAIAALGAVIPARTAARQTIARVLHTE from the coding sequence ATGAGCGCGGTGTGGCGGGCCTCTCGTGCGGCCGTACGCCGTCGCCGGCTACAGACCTCCGTGATCGGGGTGGTCGTCCTCGTCTCCAGCATGGCCCTCGTGGTCGCTTTGGGCCTGCTCGACGTCGCGTCCGGACCGTTCGACCGGCTCTTCGGCCAGGCGCACGGAGCCCATGTCGTCGCCACCTTCGACGCGGCGAAAGTGTCGGCTGAGCAGGTGTCAGCGACCGTGCACCGTCCGGGAGTTGAGGCTGCGGCGGGGCCGTTCCCGCAAGCCGTGGTCGACCTGCCGCGGAGCGCGGCCGACGAGATGCCCGGAATGGGAACGGGCCTGATGAGCGTGGTGGGGCGGGCGGACCCCGGGGGGCCGGTCGACCGCCTCGACCTGTTCGCCGGACACTGGGCCACCGGGCCCGGCCAACTCGTCCTGGCGCTGCCGGACGCGCCCGGGATGGGCACCGGGCCGCACTCCCCGCTCGGCAAACGGATCCAGCTGCCCGGACTCGCACCGCTGACCGTCGTCGGCCTCGCGTCCAGCGTGAGCGGAACCGCACAGGCATGGGTCTCCCCGCAGCAGATCGAGGCCCTGCACCCCACGACGTACCAGATGCTGTACCGGTTCGACCAAGCCGCGACGTCCCGTGAGATCACCACCGCCACCACGGCGGCGACCTCGGGGCTGCCGTCCGGATCGCTGGTCGCCCACCAGTCGTACCTGACGCTGAAGGCGCAGGTCGCCTCGCAGCCCAACGCCTTCGTGCCGTTCCTCATGGCCTTCGGAATCCTCGGCCTGCTGGTGGCCGTCCTGATCGTGGGCAACGTGGTGAGCGGTGCGGTGGTGTCCGGCTTCCGGCACATCGGGGTGCTCAAGTCCCTGGGATTCACGCCCAACCAGGTGGTCGCGGTCTATCTGGTGATGGTCTGCGTCCCGGCCACCGTGGGCGCGGCGATCGGCACGGCCCTCGGTGGGGTGGTCGCGCGGCCACTCCTGCACCAGGTCTTCCAGGGCGCGGACCTCGGCACGGTCAACGTCAACCCGACGGTCAGCTCCTGGGTGTACGTGGCCACGGCACTGGGCATGCCCGCGGTCGTCGTGCTGGCCGCACTGATCCCGGCGCTGCGCTCGCACCGGCTCTCCGCGGCACGTGCCATCAGCGCGGGCAGCGCCCCCAGCGGCGGGCGGGGGCTGAAGGTGCAGCGGTGGCTGACGGGGGCGAGGCTGCCGCGGTCGGTGACGCTGGGGCTCGGCCTGCCCTTCGCACGGCCCGGACGGGCCCTGCTCACCGTCTCGGCGGTACTGCTCGGGGTGGCGACGGTGACCTTCGCGACCGGGCTTGCGACCACCATGGTCTCGTACGGCGACGCCGTCGAGGGCTCCGGCAGACTGCAAGTCGTCGTCTGGCGCGGGGAAGCCAGGTTCGGGCAGACCGTCCCGCAGCATGACGACGCCGCGGCACAGGCGCTGTTGCGCGGTCTGCCGCAGGCGGCGGACGTCTCAGCCGTGGGCTTCGCCGACGTGCGGCTACTCGGGCAGAGCGAGGGCGTGACGATCCAAGGCGCGCGCGAGGGCCGGTCCGTACTCCAGGACGACCTGGCCAGGGGCCGGTGGATGCGCACCCCCGGAGAGGTCGTGGCCTCCGGCAGGTTCCTGTCCAAGCACGGTCTGCGCCTGGGTGACTCGTTCACGCTGGGCGCGGCGGACGGCCGCACGGAGCGGGTGACCCTGGTCGGTGAGGTCATGTCCGGCCCGGCCGACATGATGCGGGCCGACTGGCCGACCTTGACCGCCCTGGCACCTGGGACGCAGGCCAACCAGTACTGGGTGCGGCTCACTTCCCACCCCGATACCGCCGCCTACATGAAGGCCGTGCGGGCCGCCGATCCCGGGCTCGCACCGACCGAGCAGACATCGGTGAACGCCGGAGCCATGACGGTGATCAGTTCCGCTTCGGCGCTGACCCTGATGCTGTCGGTGGTCGCCGCGATGGGGGTGTTCAACACGGTCGTGCTGAGCAGCCGCGAGCGGCGCCGTGACCTGGGAATGCTGAAGTCGATCGGCATGACCCCACGTCAGGTCACCGTGATGCTGGTGGTGTCGATGGCGGGGCTCGGCCTGATCGGCGGGATCCTCGGACTCCCGCTGGGCGTGGCGGCCTACCGGGTAGTGATCCCGCTGACCGAGAGCAGCGCCCATCTCGCTCTCCCGGACCGGATGCTGCATGTCTGGCACCCGGAAACCATGGCGCTGCTGGCCCTGGCGGGAGTGGCGATCGCCGCACTGGGCGCGGTGATCCCGGCACGAACGGCGGCCCGGCAGACCATCGCCCGAGTCCTGCACACCGAGTGA
- a CDS encoding snapalysin family zinc-dependent metalloprotease gives MSKRTAVLTALIPALLSTTVGFSSAHPAPRPPAAVVTLTYDAGAAGPWADSVEQAIQNWNDAVHNVHLEPASTPGSADYVYEATSGWPQTTLGPIFPGGNGDVQLGQQAVDEGYDATRITAHETGHVLGLPDDYSGPCSELMSGHGPGTSCTNAKPDAAEAAQVDSNYAPGMAATRRQHHQVVIDIWSGRALAGPR, from the coding sequence ATGAGCAAGCGAACCGCCGTCCTGACGGCACTCATCCCGGCCTTGCTGAGCACCACGGTCGGCTTCTCTTCCGCTCACCCCGCGCCGCGCCCGCCCGCAGCGGTGGTCACCCTCACCTATGACGCCGGCGCGGCCGGTCCGTGGGCGGACTCGGTCGAGCAGGCCATTCAGAACTGGAACGACGCGGTGCACAACGTGCACTTGGAACCGGCGAGCACCCCCGGCTCGGCCGACTACGTCTACGAGGCGACCAGTGGCTGGCCGCAGACCACGTTGGGGCCGATCTTTCCCGGTGGCAACGGTGACGTACAGCTGGGCCAGCAAGCGGTGGACGAGGGTTACGACGCGACCCGGATCACGGCGCACGAGACCGGACACGTCCTCGGGCTGCCCGACGACTACAGCGGCCCGTGCTCGGAGCTCATGTCCGGCCACGGCCCCGGCACGTCCTGCACGAACGCCAAGCCCGACGCGGCCGAGGCGGCGCAGGTCGACAGCAACTACGCCCCCGGCATGGCTGCGACCCGCCGCCAGCACCACCAAGTGGTGATCGACATCTGGTCCGGCCGGGCCCTCGCCGGCCCGCGCTGA
- a CDS encoding Ig domain-containing protein, with the protein MGTPYIRGTARRALTGLASLSLVTGAMVAVVAPQAAAAPVPDTANGHTVTNPYSPAYQHSYRHGVVPTAQQNAKMKSWQATHASRNAATGPETLSYGGGIDGIGVQSGHSKVYLVFYGTQWGAQSTDGNGNAKFSGDSAGAAGAAQQMFKGIGTGNELWSADLTQWCDGPNVAAGATSCPSNANFVPYQSGGVLSGVWYDNAAASPSAASGHQLGQEAVNAAAHFGNTTAASNRDAYYVILSPHGTNPDSYQGQYCAWHDYNGDSTLTGGAVNSPYGDVAFSNQPYNIDSGSGCGVGFVNSPGTLDGWTMTLGHEWHEMMSDQNPAGGWTNHTGSSYDGQENSDECAWLNPGTAGGAANVTMGTGTFAEQASWSNDTNACAISHPIVGGGSTGNTVTVTNPGAQSTTVNTAVSLKVNASDSASGQTLTYSATGLPAGLSINSSTGLISGTVTTVGNSSVSVTAKDSTGASGSTSFGWTVSAAGGGGVTNGGFETGTLSGWTASGSATASSAAAHSGSYGAMIGSANPTNTSSIAQTFTAPSGSSTVSFSYNVTCPDTVTYDWATATLKDNTTGTTTTVLAKTCTQGAGWKQASGSLTAGHSYTLTLTSKDDNYAGDATYTYYDDVTVS; encoded by the coding sequence ATGGGTACCCCCTACATACGCGGCACGGCACGAAGAGCCCTGACCGGCCTCGCGTCGCTGTCGCTCGTCACCGGTGCCATGGTCGCCGTCGTCGCACCCCAGGCGGCCGCCGCCCCGGTCCCGGATACGGCGAATGGCCACACGGTCACCAACCCGTACAGCCCCGCCTACCAGCACAGCTACCGGCACGGTGTCGTGCCGACCGCGCAGCAGAACGCCAAGATGAAGTCCTGGCAGGCCACCCACGCCTCGCGGAACGCCGCGACCGGCCCCGAGACGCTGTCCTACGGCGGCGGCATCGACGGCATCGGCGTCCAGAGCGGACACTCGAAGGTCTACCTCGTCTTCTACGGAACCCAGTGGGGGGCGCAGAGCACGGATGGCAACGGGAACGCCAAGTTCTCGGGTGACTCGGCCGGAGCCGCGGGTGCGGCCCAGCAGATGTTCAAGGGCATCGGCACCGGCAACGAGCTGTGGTCCGCCGACCTGACCCAGTGGTGCGACGGCCCCAACGTGGCGGCGGGCGCGACCAGTTGCCCCTCGAACGCCAACTTCGTCCCGTACCAGAGCGGTGGCGTGCTGTCCGGCGTGTGGTACGACAACGCGGCCGCGTCACCCAGCGCCGCGTCCGGGCACCAGCTCGGCCAGGAGGCCGTCAACGCCGCCGCCCACTTCGGCAACACCACGGCCGCCTCGAACCGCGACGCCTACTACGTGATCCTGTCCCCGCACGGCACCAACCCGGACAGCTACCAGGGCCAGTACTGCGCCTGGCACGACTACAACGGTGACAGCACGCTGACCGGCGGCGCGGTGAACTCGCCTTATGGCGACGTCGCGTTCAGCAACCAGCCGTACAACATCGACTCGGGCTCCGGCTGCGGCGTCGGCTTCGTCAACTCGCCCGGAACCCTCGACGGCTGGACCATGACGCTCGGCCACGAGTGGCACGAGATGATGTCGGACCAGAACCCGGCCGGCGGCTGGACCAACCACACCGGCAGCTCCTACGACGGCCAGGAGAACTCCGACGAGTGCGCCTGGCTCAACCCCGGAACCGCGGGTGGAGCGGCCAACGTCACCATGGGCACCGGCACCTTCGCCGAGCAGGCCAGCTGGTCCAACGACACCAACGCGTGTGCCATCTCGCACCCGATCGTCGGCGGCGGATCGACCGGCAACACCGTGACGGTCACCAACCCGGGCGCCCAGAGCACCACGGTCAACACCGCCGTCTCGCTGAAGGTCAACGCCTCCGACTCGGCGAGCGGACAGACCCTGACCTACTCGGCCACCGGCCTCCCGGCCGGCCTGTCGATCAACTCCTCCACCGGACTGATCAGCGGCACCGTCACCACCGTCGGCAACTCCTCGGTGAGCGTCACGGCCAAGGACTCCACCGGCGCCTCGGGCAGCACGTCGTTCGGCTGGACCGTCTCCGCGGCAGGCGGAGGGGGCGTCACCAACGGCGGCTTCGAAACCGGCACTCTGTCCGGCTGGACCGCCAGCGGCAGCGCCACGGCCAGCAGCGCGGCGGCCCACAGCGGCAGCTACGGCGCGATGATCGGCTCGGCCAACCCGACCAACACGTCCTCGATCGCCCAGACCTTCACGGCGCCCAGCGGCTCCTCCACGGTCTCCTTCTCGTACAACGTCACCTGCCCCGACACCGTGACGTACGACTGGGCGACGGCGACCCTCAAGGACAACACCACCGGCACGACCACCACCGTCCTCGCCAAGACCTGCACCCAGGGCGCGGGCTGGAAGCAGGCCTCCGGGTCCCTGACCGCGGGCCACAGCTACACGCTCACCCTCACCAGCAAGGACGACAACTACGCCGGTGACGCGACCTACACCTACTACGACGACGTGACCGTGTCCTGA
- a CDS encoding sensor histidine kinase gives MWISGTGWLLTALVTGSLAVAVGSTVLLARARRRYRKVLEDRRWLLEREREAAARTAVTAERARIARELHDVVSHKVSLMVVQASAAREVLATLPNEAETALRAVEGAGRDAMTELRHLLGLLAPSPNGDDDEERHGDLSGLAPQPSLSQLGVLVDRIAFAGLPVEVRISGEPRPLAPGIDVTAYRIIQEALTNALKYGDGGKAAVTVRYADHSLRVEVLNSGPSVLSADPTSPGDRKHRDDGTGRGLIGLRERVAVYGGHFDARRRIGGGYRVRARIPLERP, from the coding sequence GTGTGGATATCGGGAACGGGCTGGCTGCTGACCGCCCTCGTGACGGGGAGCCTGGCCGTGGCCGTCGGCTCGACCGTGCTGCTGGCGCGCGCCCGCCGCCGCTATCGCAAGGTCCTGGAGGACCGGCGCTGGCTGCTTGAGCGCGAACGGGAGGCCGCCGCACGCACCGCGGTGACGGCCGAACGCGCCCGTATCGCCCGCGAGTTGCACGATGTCGTCAGCCACAAGGTCAGCCTGATGGTCGTTCAGGCGAGCGCCGCCCGCGAGGTGCTGGCCACTCTGCCGAACGAGGCGGAGACGGCACTGCGCGCCGTCGAGGGTGCGGGGCGCGACGCGATGACCGAACTGCGGCATCTCCTGGGCCTGTTGGCGCCTTCGCCCAACGGCGACGACGACGAGGAGCGGCACGGCGACCTCTCCGGGCTCGCCCCTCAGCCGAGCCTGAGCCAACTGGGCGTCCTCGTCGACCGGATCGCCTTCGCCGGACTCCCGGTCGAGGTGCGCATCTCCGGTGAACCGCGCCCGCTGGCGCCCGGCATCGACGTCACCGCCTACCGGATCATCCAGGAGGCGCTCACCAACGCGCTCAAGTACGGCGACGGCGGCAAGGCGGCGGTGACCGTGCGCTACGCCGATCACAGCCTGCGGGTCGAAGTCCTCAACAGCGGACCGAGCGTGCTGTCCGCCGACCCGACGAGCCCGGGTGACCGCAAGCACCGGGACGACGGAACGGGCCGCGGTCTGATCGGCCTGCGCGAGCGCGTCGCCGTCTACGGCGGCCACTTCGACGCCCGGCGGCGCATCGGCGGCGGCTACCGCGTCCGCGCCCGCATCCCTCTGGAGCGCCCGTGA
- a CDS encoding ABC transporter ATP-binding protein, protein MTTEDIRGTAPATGPAAVRDQAVVQVGGLRKEYGDTVALDGVSLEIGAGEAVAVMGPSGCGKSTLLNMIAGLDRPSAGSVCVHGEDLGSINETGLALFRRRRIGMIFQFFNLIDDLPAIDNIALAAQLTGTPARQARRRALELLDELGIADRRNVYPAALSGGERQRVAVARALMNRPALLLADEPTGALDSQAGEQVMDLLIDLNQLGQTLMLVTHDQRLATRCASRLVTMADGRITGERTLERSA, encoded by the coding sequence ATGACCACCGAAGACATCAGGGGCACGGCCCCAGCAACCGGGCCGGCCGCGGTGCGCGACCAGGCAGTCGTCCAAGTGGGCGGACTGCGCAAGGAGTACGGCGACACCGTTGCCCTGGACGGAGTGTCGCTGGAGATCGGCGCCGGAGAGGCGGTCGCGGTGATGGGCCCGTCCGGCTGCGGCAAGTCGACCCTGTTGAACATGATCGCCGGCCTTGACCGGCCGAGCGCCGGCTCGGTGTGCGTGCACGGCGAGGACCTCGGCAGCATCAACGAGACCGGCCTCGCCCTCTTCCGTCGCCGCCGGATCGGCATGATCTTCCAGTTCTTCAACCTCATCGACGACCTGCCCGCGATCGACAACATCGCCCTGGCCGCCCAGCTCACCGGAACACCCGCCCGCCAGGCCCGGCGCAGGGCCCTGGAGCTGCTCGACGAGCTCGGCATCGCCGACCGCAGGAACGTCTACCCCGCCGCCCTCAGCGGCGGCGAGCGCCAGCGCGTCGCGGTGGCCCGCGCGCTGATGAACCGACCCGCGCTGCTTCTTGCGGACGAGCCGACCGGCGCGCTGGACAGTCAGGCGGGCGAGCAGGTGATGGACCTGCTCATCGACCTCAACCAACTCGGCCAGACCCTGATGCTGGTGACGCATGACCAGCGTCTCGCCACGCGCTGTGCCAGTCGTCTGGTGACGATGGCGGACGGCCGGATCACTGGCGAGCGGACCCTGGAGCGTTCGGCATGA
- a CDS encoding response regulator transcription factor encodes MTEPAPDRSAHRHPRESDCPRVLIADDEELIRTGFRLILTSRGIEVVGEAADGVQAIAEAQRLRPDVLLMDIRMPNLNGLEAAKRVLHLLPDCRVLMLTTFDLDSYVYAALAAGASGFLLKDVTAAHLAASVRLVNTGDALLAPSITRRLVERYAAPHQGERSSGPAAAGDPVARTPAVHRDLAALTPRELQVLALMGRGLSNTDLAEALTLSEATVKTHVARIFAKLALRDRAQAVVLAYETGLVTPGGSASG; translated from the coding sequence GTGACCGAGCCCGCCCCCGACCGAAGTGCCCACCGGCATCCCCGCGAATCCGACTGCCCCCGCGTCCTCATCGCCGACGACGAGGAGCTCATCCGCACCGGCTTCCGCCTCATCCTCACCTCGCGCGGCATAGAGGTCGTCGGCGAGGCCGCGGACGGCGTGCAGGCCATCGCGGAAGCCCAGCGCCTGCGCCCGGACGTGCTCCTGATGGACATCCGGATGCCCAACCTGAACGGCCTGGAAGCAGCCAAGCGCGTACTGCACCTGCTCCCCGACTGCCGGGTCCTCATGCTCACCACGTTCGACCTCGACAGCTATGTCTACGCGGCCCTCGCCGCCGGTGCGAGCGGCTTCCTCCTCAAGGACGTCACCGCCGCCCATCTCGCCGCATCCGTACGGCTGGTGAACACCGGCGACGCGCTGCTCGCCCCCTCGATCACCCGTCGTCTGGTGGAGCGCTACGCGGCCCCCCACCAGGGCGAGCGGTCCTCCGGCCCAGCCGCCGCCGGGGACCCGGTAGCCCGCACACCCGCCGTCCACCGTGACCTGGCCGCGCTGACCCCGCGTGAACTACAGGTGCTGGCCCTGATGGGCCGAGGTCTGTCGAACACGGACCTCGCCGAAGCCCTCACCCTCAGCGAGGCCACCGTCAAGACCCATGTCGCCCGCATCTTCGCCAAACTCGCCCTCCGCGACCGCGCCCAAGCCGTCGTCCTGGCCTACGAAACGGGTCTCGTCACCCCTGGCGGCTCGGCCTCCGGCTGA